A section of the Bacillus sp. HSf4 genome encodes:
- a CDS encoding GlsB/YeaQ/YmgE family stress response membrane protein: protein MFGLIWSLIIGGILGWLAGLIIRRDVPGGIIGNIIAGFVGSWLGSLILGNWGPMIGGFNIIPALVGAIILIFIVSLVMRSMSERK from the coding sequence GTGTTTGGACTGATTTGGTCTTTAATCATCGGAGGGATTCTCGGCTGGCTTGCGGGCCTTATTATCAGACGGGATGTACCTGGAGGAATCATCGGCAACATCATCGCCGGATTTGTCGGTTCATGGCTGGGATCACTGATCTTAGGAAACTGGGGGCCGATGATTGGCGGATTTAATATCATCCCCGCTCTGGTTGGGGCGATCATCCTGATCTTTATCGTGAGCCTTGTGATGCGAAGCATGAGTGAACGCAAGTGA